The nucleotide sequence gatactcctattgatgcagcccagaattgcattggcttttttagctgctgcatcacactgttgactcatgtcaagtttgtggtctaccaagactcctagatccttttcacatgtactgctctcaagccaggtgtcacccatcctgtatttgtgcctttctttttttccccccaagtgtagtactttgcatttctccctgttaaaattcatcttgtttgctctggcccagttctctaatctgtcaaggtcattttgaagtgtgatcctgtcctctggggtattagccacccctcccaatttggtgccatctgcaaacatCACATCTGGGAGGCACCCTTGTATAACATCTGGGTGTATAGTCCtccctggcagggttgttgtgggaggcAGGGTGGTGTAGCGGTTAGGACCTgccagagaccagggttcaaatccccacttggccgtgaAGCTCATGGGGTGACCAGGGGAGCcagcctctctttttctctctcactgcctaccctacctcgcagggttgttgtacggGGTGAAATGAGGAAGGGGGGAGACTCCTGTGTGCTGCTATAAATACGATTGGGAGAGGAGGGCAGGAGAGATTTCCCAGAGGAGGGGGACCCAAGCGGACCCGATCCTTGGAATAATTGAAGGCTGCCCGTGGGATCTTTGCAGGAAGGGAGACCCCTGCCCTCTCCCCTCCGGGCAACTGCCCCCGTTACTGAACTGCCCTAACCCTTTAAAAATTGCTCCCGGTGCTCATCCAGAATTTGTCGTCCTAAGAACACGAgcggagcctgcaggatcaggccaaaggatgTTGCAAGGCTGCCCAAGTTGgtttcctgtggcagagagttccatagtttatctaagcgggagggagggaaggaagggactCTTACCATCTGGGTAGGTGCTGCCATCAATGGGGACGTAGCCTggaagtggggagaggaagaaaaagggagTCAGCAAGAAAATGGTCCCCACCCAGAGGAAAACTCCAAAGGGGTCACCCATCAATGGGGCCCAGAGGTTTCAGTGTATAAATCTCGAGGAATTGGCAAAAAGCAAAACCCCGTTCCCCGGCTCATGTCCTCCTCCTCTGGCCTTACCTTCGGGGTCTCTCCTCTTCCAAAGGACGGTACCCACGGCAAGGAGAAGGATGCCGACCCCCAGCATGGCCACCGAGACCCCTACTTTCCACCGGAGGTCCGGAGCCAGGCCTGGTGCTGCGGGAGAGACAGAAAGGGCAGGGAACATTTAAATGCAGGTCGCCTTCCTCACCTGCGGGGCAGGAGGTTTTCTGACCCCCCCCTTAACCGCTTTGATCTGTAGGGGGGTGCTGGGGCTGCTCCAAGTGCCACCTGACACCTGTCCTGACTTCCTAAGCAATCAGTATTTCAGTGTGGCAGCTCCTGAACccggtggaactccctgcctcttgacatcacaCGCGCCTGCTAAAAAGCACCATTGTTTctgcagaggtgggtgggtgtttcaaTCTGCTTATAGGCCATCACGGATTTATAAGTTTTTAGTTGTTCTACATTTTTTCCTTCCTTggggtttttaaaagcagaggttggatggccatctggaaGGTGaagctttggctgagattcctgcattgcagggggttgggctagatgaccctcgggggtcccttccgactctacaattctatgattcttactaACTGCTGGgagtccccccaccaccacccaagcggtgtgtaaatttaatgaaatgaataaacaagGTCCCTGAAACAGCAAGACGAAATCTTTCCCCTTTTGAAAAGAGGTCAGTGGCAGGACACCTGCTTGGTGTGCAGAAGGAGAGACagtgctgccagtctgtgtggacAACACTCAGCTAAATCGTAGAATCCTAGGCTTGTgggcttggaagggaccccccaaaggtcatctaggccagtcccctgcaaggcaggaatcgcacCTGGACCTTTCCTCCAGATCTCAAGTGAGTTGGTGGCTCATTGTGGTCACTCGGAAGGGGGCGGGCGAAGAgacattctgcacatgcacagaagcgtctaGGGATCCAGTGGGAGGCCGTCATTCTCTTTCAgagccatccaagtcggtggccatcgctgcctccagtggcaggggGTTCCATAGCTTAGCTCTCTGCTGCGTGAAGCAGCCCAGCCCCCTCCGCTCTCACTCACCCCAGTCCTTGGTGAGGGGCTCATTCAGGCTCGCGTGGGTCACGTGGCAGGTGTAGGTGCCTCCCTGCTGGGGGTCCACGGGGAGGGTCCGCAGAGTTTGGTAGGTCCAGTCCCCGTTGCTGGAGGCCATTGGCACCGGGCCCGTCTCGTTCTTCAGGGGGGCCCCGTTCCACAGCCAGGTGACGGTCACGTCTTGGGGGTAGAAGCCCCACACGACACACGCCAACATGGTGGACACTGGGGTGTTCTGAGGGGTGACAGGGAATACCCGGACCTTTGGGGGAGctgtggagaggaggggggacagAATCAGAATATTCATTAGATCCTTCAAGGCTTGGCTCAGCTGCATGCCGCCTAGGGGGATAATCTTGCCATCACTTGCCACCCCACTTGCCTTCATTAGTCAAGTCACATGCCAAACCACTTGCCATTTAACTTGCCACCCCACTTGCCTTCACTTGCCACACCACTTGCCACACCTCTTGCCTTCACTAGTCAAGTCACTTGCCACACCACTTGCCTTCACTTGCCACACCTCTTGCCTTCACTAGTCAagtcacttgccttcacttgccatttcacttgccttcacttgccATTTCACTTGC is from Lacerta agilis isolate rLacAgi1 chromosome 2, rLacAgi1.pri, whole genome shotgun sequence and encodes:
- the LOC117042976 gene encoding class II histocompatibility antigen, M beta 1 chain, with product MRPLWAALAGLCLAMSYLRTGAFVVHLQEDCFLSDGGRALWFNWTVAFNKIPFICFDGSSGSFVPCGLGAYDPWDQLAAVFSDHLNDVLGAQMKEEAQRCQGQVHSLWGPAALRQTPPKVRVFPVTPQNTPVSTMLACVVWGFYPQDVTVTWLWNGAPLKNETGPVPMASSNGDWTYQTLRTLPVDPQQGGTYTCHVTHASLNEPLTKDWAPGLAPDLRWKVGVSVAMLGVGILLLAVGTVLWKRRDPEGYVPIDGSTYPDGR